The nucleotide window TTAATTCTCAATAATACTAATATTTACATTTCTTTCTCCTTTATTAGGATGAACTACAGACCACATTAAAAGAACAATGTCTGACGCATGGTGAAGGATACATCGGTGTTTATTCCATAGACGATGAAAAGAGCTATCAAAACTTACGCAAACATTTATTAGAACTAAAAAGAATTAGAAATACTGATCGAGTTCCAATAGTTATCGTTGGTAACAAATTAGACTTATTTCAAGACCGTCAGGTATCTACAATGGAGGGTGTAGCGCTCGCCCGTGAATTTGACTGTCCATTTTATGAGACATCAGCAGCAAACAGAATAAATGTTGAAGATGTTTTTAACGGTGTTATCAGACAAATAAGAAGAGCTAGTGAAGAGATCGATCAATCtgaagaattaaataaaaaaccgaaattaaaaaggtttaaaaCATTTATGAGTAAGAAGTTCTATGGAAGTTTAACGAGACTTCCTCAATCGTTATAACGATCAGATGAGAGTTTGTTCTATCACGACATGTGTTCATTCCACATGCTTTTTCTTCTCTACACAGTACTTTCATCAATTTTTAAGATGGTATACTTTGAAGAATTTATAAGCCATATTTATTTATTGCCTTTTTGTACCTATTTGTAAATATGTGGAATAAAAATAGTGTTATTAAGATTATATAGATTTAATTCAAAAtggactttttatttatttcatgcaTTTTTCTAGCATGTTGAAAACAGTCGACACAGATCTATATTTTGATGTGATCATATCCAATTCGGATACAATAATACTATTGATTACTCTCGCATCAGCAAGCGCTTTTGACGCCGGTAACCTTCTTTTCTTCCAGAGATACAGTTTTTTGTGCGGGTATTGCGAATGTATAGCATTGTATATACAGGCAAAATTTCATCGTCTCACTTGACATGTTTAGATATTTCTTTTATACAACACACCAAAATTAACGAAAGCAATGCTGCAACGAACCAACTTGATTCATGCATCATTTTGCAGAACAATAAAAGCATTGTTACTGGTTCCTCtgttaattattcttttgtttatttaattatgTCGTTGATTAGTCTGCAAAACAAATTGAGTCTGATTTTACTCTTCACtcaccaaaaaaacaaaaaaagctatAAACGCATTTTTTCCGTTTTACTACGCGGAATCCTTTTTAAAAGGAATCTGTGTCATTATGATGCTATAGTTTTGGCACGTTTTATTCCAAAACCTTGATCATGCATCTTGGTATACGTCATACTGTCTTGTTGTTTTCGAAAGTCACTTAAAAGCTTTCAATTAACTTTTTATCTCCATTAGCTACCTTTTAAGAGGACTacaattattttattgtttttcgttTCTAACAATTGATAGTTGTAACTTTATGTTATTGTCTAATTCATTGCATTCAGTCGAAAATAACTTGATTTATTAACTCTATATgtagcaaaattaaaaacaatatgtGTTGTAGACCAGACAAAAATATTGGTTTGGATTAGAAAACAATTGGCTAGGCATGTGATAGCGGGCAAGATAGTATAAATATGTCCGAATAAAGTAACGGTCTGTTTATTGCACTTAGAATATGCTTTTCATACACCGGGTTCTTATATTCTTTTTTCGATTTGAAACTGGTCACAAAACCAGTTTCAAATCGGTGGATTACTCCATATGGATTAAAATCCAGTTGGAGCAAGATTTAAATACGTATATCACAATTACAAATCATATTTACTAACTGCCACATCATTGCTGTTAAACACTTCATGAAGCCAATCGTTTCCCCAAAAAATTTAAGACTCATTAATTGAGGAACTATAAAGTGGGAAGCTCTAAGCTTTTTACATTCACTTGCGATAtcctgttattgttgttatccaTATGCTTTCCCTGTTTTCTTTATTTCCATTTCCTAGCTACCTTTACACAAACTAGCTTAGTTTCTTCgccaataaaaaatatttattacgaatttaaaggtatttttttattcacaaaataATGCTTAATGCAGTTTATAACACGCGATTCTGCATCACGAGCGTTATAATTGTTACCATTAGCTTTACAGTTTTTTAACGGCTTTGGCTTGGTTATTTGATTCGATTTTTGTGCTGGCCAATTTTATTCAACTAAgattgctttttattttttctcgaTCGACATCGGTCAATTCGACCATTTTGTTTTAAGTGTAAACGTTTCTCTAGATCTTTACATTTAAAACTTTGAAACATCATTTATACTTGTTAAAGTTATGACGTCCTTTGTCGAGGCACAATTTTAAACTGTTTAAGACTACAAAATAACAGAAGaggaagaacaacaacaacaaataacaaaacaacaacaacagtgaCAACAagattgaaaacaaaaataacaattttgcggttaaactcaataaaaaacaaatcaataacAAGCTTATCAAcataatatttttagatttgcTTATTCAGTTATAACTAAATTTAATCAAAACAGGATATGtgcaaataaacaaaagattagacGGACGGAAACAGCCTTAGTTAAGAGATTCTGTTCTAGAGTACCATGGTAGCGCTGTTAGCTGTTACAGCAAGCTATAGTCTACCACACAGGATTTTCATATGATTTGCACGTGTTTGAAATTACACTTGTGTGCTATTGTGACTGTTGTTGCGCTGTTAtatatgttgttgttattgttattgttgttgttattgtcttTTTGTTCTGTTCTGCTGACGctgctgtttttgttttgtttgttgtttttctcattATTGTTCATTCGGTTGCTATTTTGCCATTGTTTCTGTTTCTGTTGCTTTCGTTGTTGTTGAtatggttgttgttgttaagatcgttttgttttgttttgctgacgctgttgttgttatttcaTGTTTGTTTGCTGTTTTCATCATCATGGTTTATttgtttgctattttttttttttttttttgctttcaatgttgttgttgttgtcgtggtCGTTGTTATCCTTGatgctgttgttgttttcgtTAATCATGTTGTTGACgaagttgtttttgttgtagtgATTATGTGATAAAGTAATTATTAAATAAGACTTGATTGCAGAACGCCGCTGAGTCTGATtgcaataattaattatttaaaaccaCTTCTGGACCAAACCAATCTTGATGATCTGTCTTCATAGTCTAAAATCCAACCCATGATACAATGacggttaaatagaaacacagatAAGTAAAAAATAGGTAATATTCTCGTGAACAAAGGTAATTACATAAGAAAAATTCTCAAAACattgattttgattttgccCTTGGTGTAGTACCAAGCTGTGTTTTAAGCATGCAATCGTATCAAAAGATGAGTCACATcataaattttcatattttttagctAGCCATGATCTAGCTATCATTAGATCAACCAATCATATGGGAGTGCCACCAGACATCTCTGAGACTGTAGGAAATAACAAAAGTAGAGTGTCATATTTAAGTTATTAAAAACCGAAATAACTAACGATTAACTAGAATCACAGCTAGAATGTGTCCCTTTGAAATTAACACGTAAACAAATTTGTCATCAATAACAACATCAACACAAAATCGAAGTTCACAAAGTAAAATGGTCAATAGcatttttaataagataaaAATCTCTATAACCTGATTTTATCATATATCCTGTATAGTTGTTTTTATGTACATTGTAAAATGATTAGTACAGTTATAATGTAATTATAATCAATAAAAGATATAAATGTAATTAAGTAAGGGATTTtaataaactttataaaaataatcaGATATGGATTTTAATAAGCTATAGAGAAAAAATATGCAAACGAGATATTTATGTCAAGTAGCTAGTA belongs to Hydractinia symbiolongicarpus strain clone_291-10 chromosome 1, HSymV2.1, whole genome shotgun sequence and includes:
- the LOC130642052 gene encoding ras-like protein rasD, which produces MHLKTRRRRASSEMEKPIESRVYRTVVIGDGCVGKSALTIQYVSNIFLDFHDPTIEDAYQKQTVIDNNVAVVDILDTAAQDELQTTLKEQCLTHGEGYIGVYSIDDEKSYQNLRKHLLELKRIRNTDRVPIVIVGNKLDLFQDRQVSTMEGVALAREFDCPFYETSAANRINVEDVFNGVIRQIRRASEEIDQSEELNKKPKLKRFKTFMSKKFYGSLTRLPQSL